The sequence aatataaaaagtcaCTTATTCTTAAACGAGGACAAGGagtttttactctttttttttcaagatctatattttatatttaaaatattatctaaatataaaacaaaatattttttataatattttttcttaaactaaaaatagaaaaattagtCTATTTACTGCGAATTGCTTAAAACGTTgctaataagaaagaaaaacaaaaacagtgctttttttcttttatattaaaagtaagattcatttaaaaagaaatataaaaaaaaaaaaatcaaatggGAAGAAAAAGACAGCAAATGAGAAAACCAGCCAGCAGCTTTGGCAAATTGGGGATGCTTTTAATTAGATAGACTAGAATCAGCTTAAGAACACACACTGACCTAAGTCTTGGGCCTTTGTGGGCCCCCACACTTTACCCCCTTCTCTCTCTCCACTCCTCGTAATTATCTCATTTTCGGGCCGGCTTTTCTACAACAACGATTCCGATAACGTCAAGGTCTCAGAAACaagtgttttaattttaattttaagataatacatatatttgtGATCCCATGACAGCCTGTTCTATAGCTCATTACACGTGTCATAATGGGAAAAGGCtgtgagttttttttttttttttgggtctGTGCAATACATAGTCAAAGGATGTAAGAATACCATAGAGGGTTCTGTGACATTATTCTAGTTGACAGCTCTGTCGTAGTGTATATTTGTTGTGTTTTAGATGTTTGTGGGAAGAATAAAATCTTTGTTATTTAGATTATCTATCTGTTTATTTATTgtcattaattaatatctcATTACGTGCAGAGatggttttgtttttctatttttaatcaaattttgaatcctctttgttcttttttatttttcttttccttcttaaGGTTGGCACTGCCCATTTTTTATATGCCTTAACCAGTGAATTTGTGTTGTCATGACACTGACTttgttactattttttttatgtatgttttttttttatttttttcgtgtaattcaagaaaagaataaaataattttcttggGCAATGTCTTTTTTGAgggttttttttataatgaatttataaattttgttaaaatctACTATTCGATACATgctaagaaataaaatatgagtaaatttattaaattagaataattttaaaaaaaattaaattttataatctatttattttaataaaattcataaattttaaaaaatttattccataCGCCGTtcttaatttatcttttacaaaataaGATGGTCATTGTAAATAATAACTGACGGGGCGAgactataatttataattaaaaagagtaaattcaatgcataattttttattttttaagaaattaaaatattatttttaatataattttattaatataaatttctataatttacTATCTACAAAAggattgatttaaatacattctctattagaaaactatgatataatttttgtCCATAAAGTATTCACCCCTATTGTAGAACTAGTAATTAAAgtctattttcaattttttatttttggtttgaTGGCATTTGGGAAAAGGGTACCATTTCAAAATTCAATCATTAACATGTGACATACTTAATcactaatattttcttttcttttcttttttaaaagaaaaggtttaGCAATTGTATCATGGATGgctctattttttattaaacttatcTATTGGGTATAGTCAAAAGTAAACTATTTATGATAGAATTACAAAATTcacagaaaaaaaataaaataaaatacttttcttAAAAGTTATGTCCCAAAATTCAAACTGAGATATCTCAAATGGGGTAtcaacttattttattaataattttaatttgcagtaattttaggttaatccTTTATGGATTTTGAAATTCACTGTATTGTGACTTGGACTTAGctattagaaaaatatgattaaaatcTTCAAAGATTGGAAGCAAGCATTAAGAATCAATCTTGTTTgctgaaaataaaagtattcaTTAAAATCTTTATGCATATGTAATCATTCTTAGAACTTAACcatatgtttttattaagagtattatattaatattttggacaggtatttataaatttaatcttacTGTAGGTATTATATTTGGACTTTGAGTAAGATATAAAGTTtgaatatgtttttttttttttcatttatgaatctagaaaaaaaaaatcttgaaaaagaATAGCAACCAAATATATGggatagttttttttttctttttttaacttaGAAAGGGATTAggcttttttaattactattcttctatttaatttattgcaaaaaaaataattattttcttttatatttttcatattttacaatattaagaaatattaataacaCAGCTGATAGTAATTTGTATgaaagattaattaaatgaatcatacataatttttaatattaaataattaaatatataaatccaTAATCTAATGTCAAATGTAAAGCAGTGGTATAGTAAAATGTGGCAGAGAATCTACTAAAACTTGGAATTCTTCTGCTGTGGGTACAAGCCAACAACATCATGTAGAACAAATTCATTGGGCTGCTATTTCAGAgttcatcatttatttatttaattttttttttgtaagggttttaatattcttaaggAGACtggaaaaatagaataaactcACTTTTTTCACTTAATCTGTTAGCTACTTccttagatttttaaaaattacttctATTTAATAGAATGTTAGCTCACtcctttgattatttttattggagTTTATCATATACATCacaattaatagaaaaacgacacatatatataaatattttatattttaatattcaatgattgagacatattttattatttgaaactaataaatacaTGTCAATTATTTATTGGTTTAGTatatagattaaaatatacaGCTAAgcaagaaattttttatttttattttttttattattaaaaggtAAATCCCAAAATGAGATATTGTGACCTAAGTGAgatcaaaaattatatatatggcCTTGTTTGGATTTATTGGTAGTAGAATAATAACCAAAaagacaataaaattaatccaaacTATTAAATAGGAACTTGgatctttttttgttttgaaattaTTCTATATGCATCAGTGACTATTAATTAGAACATGAAAAAAGTTCTGAGTGTCATTGTCTCAAATAGGACTACTTGTTGTAAGGaggtttaattaattatttatttttatattaataatgcaCTTAAATTTCAtcaatcttaattaatttattgtatcaattaatccaaccattaattaaacttaaatcatgCTACTTCTAGaacaatttattaaatttaaatatttgattacaTACGATTTACTAGTATTTTTTGGGTATTATTGTttggaataatatttttaatatcttaatttttaatattttatatttttaaataatgattatagAAAAAGCATAGtgactattttattttattttttctaaaaataagtGAGAGATTAGCTAGCAAAATACATGGATTAAACTCGTGACagtacataaaattaatttctttttttaaagggAGAAAAAAAGGGGGAACACAGCGGTTAAGAAGTTAGAGGGAAGAATGGAAGGGGGTCCACTAAACAAAGTGGCGTAGTAGCTGGCAAACCGGTCTTGACAGTCTGGTTTCTTCCCTCActtctcttcttttaagcccttcctttctttctcaatttctctGTTCATCTCGCTCTcactctttctcttcttcagattctttcttttctctcgtcattctttttctttttaattattttctagacCTTCATCAGAACATCATAAATCTTTTACCATGGCTGAGGAGACCCAGAAGCCGGCTGCACCAGAGGCAccatcaacaacaacaacaacaacaactgAGGAAGTAGTGGTGGTGGAGAAGCCTGTTACTGAGAAAGAACCAGTGCCTGCACCAGAACCTGAGCCAGAAGCACCGGAAAAGCCAGCACCTGCGGAAGAGGTAGCTATTGAAGAAGCTGTTGTTGAAGCAATGAAAGGGGAGGACAAACCGAAGGAGGGAACTGAGGAAGTGAAGATTTCTCAATCTGTGTCTTTCAAGGAGGAAACGAACGTTGTTGGTGAATTACCTGAAGCTCAAAAGAAAGCTCTTGATGAGTTTAAACAACTTATTCAAGAAGCTCTTAATAAGCATGAGTTCACTGCTCCACCACCGCCACCATCTCCTGTTAAAGAGGAGGAGAAGAAGGTGGCTGAGCCTGAAAAAACTGAAGAGCCAAAGGTTGAAGAGAAAACTACCTCTGATGCTCCGTCAACTAGCGAAGAACCTAAACCTGTGGGGGCTGAGAGTGAGACTGCAGCCCCGCCGCCTCCTGTGATGGAAGTGAAAGAGGAGGAAAAGGTggttgaagagaaaaaagaggagAAAGTCGAAGAAAAAGTTGATGTGAAGGAGGAAACGAAGGAGGCGGCACCAGTTGTTGTCGCGGAAGAGGTTGTTGTCTCGAAGATTTCTACTGTGGATGAGGACGGAGCCAAGACAGTAGAGGCTATTGAGGAAACCGTAGTAGCTGTTTCTGCTCCTCCTGCTGCTGTGGAAGAGCCAGCCGCACCAGCAAAAGAAGCTGAGGCAGCTCCCGTAGAGGAGACCAAAGCAGAGGAGACTCCTgcaccaccaccaccgccaCCAGAGGAAGTTTTCATCTGGGGAATTCCaattcttggagatgaaaagAGTGATGTGATCCTCTTGAAATTCCTGAGAGCTAGGGATTTCAAGGTTAAGGATGCTTTCACTATGATCAAGAACACTGTACGCTGGAGAAAAGAGTTTGGAATCGATGCTTTGCTAGAAGAAGACCTTGGAAATGAATTGGAGAAAGCTGTGTTTATGCACGGATTTGATACGGAAGGTCACCCTGTCTGCTATAATGTTTTTGGAGCTTTCCAGGAGAAGGAATTGTATCAGAATTGCTTTGCCGATGAGGAGAAGCGTGTGAAATTCTTGCGATGGAGGATTCAGTTCTTGGAGAAGAGTATCAGAAAGCTTGATTTCAGCCCTAATGGTATTTGCACAATAGTTCAGGTCAATGATCTCAAGAATTCTCCTGGACCTGCTAAGAGGGAGCTGAGGCAGGCCACTAATCAAGCACTTGCTATACTTCAAGATAACTATCCTGAATTTGTGGCCAAACAGGTAaatgattgtttaattttattcatgattcttcaaatttttttatcttctttttctatgtTTGAATCTTGGAATGATATGGGTCTTGGTCTTTGAAGGTATTCATCAATGTTCCATGGTGGTACCTTGCATTTAATAGGATGATCAGTCCTTTCCTGACACAAAGGACCAAGAGCAAATTTGTATTTGCTGGTCCATCCAAATCTGCAGAGACCCTTTTCAAGTAAGTGCGGAaacacctttttttttttctcttcttttttttacatCTATCATTAATGTTTCTGTAAGACTTCATCGAATTTAATTGCTTAAATTCATTTTctgttctttcttctttattaaattagtcaTTAATATATTCCTCTTGCTAACATAATCAGGTACGTAGCTGCTGAGCAAGTGCCAGTTCAATATGGTGGACTAAGCAGGGAAGGTGTTCAAGAATTCAGTGTCAGTGACGCTGTCACTGAGGTTACAATTAAGCCAGCAACAAAACACACTGTTGAGTTCTCATTTTCTGAGGTGAGCTTCCTAAATTTAAAGTCAAACCCTGAATGTAAAAAATCAATACAATTAACAACGGTACTAATAAAATCGGATTACTGAATCTGCAGAGATGCCTTCTGGTTTGGGAACTCAGAGTTGTGGGTTGGGATGTGAGCTATGGAGCTGAGTTCGTGCCAAGCGCAGATGATGGTTACACTGTTATTGTATCAAAAGCAAGAAAGGTTAGCCCAAGCGATGAGCCTGTTATCTGCGACACATTCAAGATTAGCGAACCCGGCAAGGTAGTGCTCACCATTGATAACCAAACttccaagaagaagaagcttctCTATAGGTCCAAGACCAAACCCCTCTCTGAATAAGCTTTCAATAATCAATGGATGGAATTGGAATTGCAGAAATaaggaaggaaggaaggaaggaaggaagaaaggaagaagggTCTTTTGTTcttggaagaagaaaaaacaactggggtttttgtttttcttgtttaaatttaattttgttctaTAAAAGTCTGGggcatttatttataattttttattagtttatttttcttttcttgggggggtttatttttgttatttggtGTTTGATTGGATACAGAATTactggtaaaaaaaaaaaaagaaaatgtcttGGATGCATTGGGAAGACACAGTTGAGGTACTATGTATTGTGGGATATGAATGTGTGTAATGTGTCTC is a genomic window of Ricinus communis isolate WT05 ecotype wild-type chromosome 2, ASM1957865v1, whole genome shotgun sequence containing:
- the LOC8281630 gene encoding patellin-3 yields the protein MAEETQKPAAPEAPSTTTTTTTEEVVVVEKPVTEKEPVPAPEPEPEAPEKPAPAEEVAIEEAVVEAMKGEDKPKEGTEEVKISQSVSFKEETNVVGELPEAQKKALDEFKQLIQEALNKHEFTAPPPPPSPVKEEEKKVAEPEKTEEPKVEEKTTSDAPSTSEEPKPVGAESETAAPPPPVMEVKEEEKVVEEKKEEKVEEKVDVKEETKEAAPVVVAEEVVVSKISTVDEDGAKTVEAIEETVVAVSAPPAAVEEPAAPAKEAEAAPVEETKAEETPAPPPPPPEEVFIWGIPILGDEKSDVILLKFLRARDFKVKDAFTMIKNTVRWRKEFGIDALLEEDLGNELEKAVFMHGFDTEGHPVCYNVFGAFQEKELYQNCFADEEKRVKFLRWRIQFLEKSIRKLDFSPNGICTIVQVNDLKNSPGPAKRELRQATNQALAILQDNYPEFVAKQVFINVPWWYLAFNRMISPFLTQRTKSKFVFAGPSKSAETLFKYVAAEQVPVQYGGLSREGVQEFSVSDAVTEVTIKPATKHTVEFSFSERCLLVWELRVVGWDVSYGAEFVPSADDGYTVIVSKARKVSPSDEPVICDTFKISEPGKVVLTIDNQTSKKKKLLYRSKTKPLSE